Proteins encoded together in one Acanthochromis polyacanthus isolate Apoly-LR-REF ecotype Palm Island chromosome 12, KAUST_Apoly_ChrSc, whole genome shotgun sequence window:
- the bola1 gene encoding bolA-like protein 1 — MLPGILRCIRPVSTRLTLTRPLAHFTPQMAPDPSRPVEKAIRTKLTNSLKPDHLEVHNESHMHAVPPGSESHFRVLVVSSQFEGLKLIQRHRLVNEALKEELSSCVHALAIQAKTPEQWGSNPSLAKSPPCMGGSRGDHTVEEKLKAGRE, encoded by the coding sequence ATGCTTCCCGGCATTCTTCGTTGCATTCGGCCTGTCTCCACCCGTCTCACCTTAACCCGACCTCTGGCCCACTTCACACCACAGATGGCCCCGGACCCCAGTCGGCCTGTTGAGAAAGCTATCAGAACTAAACTGACCAACTCGCTCAAGCCAGACCACTTAGAGGTCCACAATGAAAGCCACATGCATGCCGTGCCCCCCGGTTCTGAGTCCCATTTCCGCGTCCTGGTGGTCAGCTCCCAGTTTGAGGGTCTGAAGTTGATTCAGCGCCACCGTCTGGTTAATGAGGCTTTGAAGGAGGAGTTGAGTAGCTGTGTTCATGCACTGGCTATCCAGGCAAAGACTCCCGAGCAGTGGGGAAGTAACCCCAGCCTGGCTAAGAGCCCACCCTGCATGGGAGGGTCGAGAGGTGATCACACAGTGGAGGAGAAACTGAAGGCTGGGAGAGAATGA